A stretch of Vibrio maritimus DNA encodes these proteins:
- a CDS encoding 2OG-Fe dioxygenase family protein, with amino-acid sequence MLHSSESTLHLTSLSGRAIEQLAPTFATLPNTQHADGQYRLRRYSVINYRDGEILDTGDSSFVQSEHYNHFQGDVVRQFEPVLASTLQSDAMKELVSLFVRTNDLPNGQEIEIHQIRIAAVYDETEVAPEGVHQDGFDHIALVGVGRQNIVGGDIMLYSSHKEAPFFKKVLAAGEVAILDDSRLWHNATPIRCVDEQHEGYMDVFVLTAKGPKNALHS; translated from the coding sequence ATGCTGCACTCAAGCGAAAGTACCTTACATCTCACTAGTCTTAGTGGTCGAGCAATCGAACAGTTAGCACCGACTTTTGCAACCTTACCTAATACTCAACATGCAGATGGTCAATATCGCTTGCGTCGATACTCTGTGATTAACTACCGCGATGGTGAGATCCTAGATACGGGAGATAGCAGCTTTGTGCAATCAGAGCACTACAATCACTTTCAAGGCGATGTCGTCAGGCAGTTTGAGCCAGTTCTAGCATCGACATTGCAAAGCGATGCGATGAAGGAGCTTGTGTCTCTATTTGTGCGCACTAATGACCTGCCGAATGGGCAGGAAATTGAAATCCATCAGATTCGAATCGCAGCGGTTTATGACGAAACAGAGGTAGCGCCAGAGGGCGTGCACCAAGACGGTTTTGACCATATTGCTTTAGTTGGAGTCGGGCGCCAAAACATTGTAGGTGGCGACATCATGCTTTATAGCAGTCACAAGGAAGCGCCATTCTTTAAGAAAGTGCTGGCCGCTGGTGAAGTCGCTATTTTGGATGATTCTCGTTTATGGCATAACGCGACGCCAATTCGCTGTGTTGATGAGCAACATGAAGGCTACATGGATGTCTTCGTTCTTACTGCAAAAGGTCCGAAAAATGCGCTTCACTCCTAA
- a CDS encoding hemolysin family protein produces MDILILFGLIALNGLFAMSEIALVAAKGGRLRKLAEQFGSAQTALKLKDDPTLFLSTIQIGITAIGILSGIWGEAVLSAPILQWLVSMGMERELATVLATTGVVLVITYFAIVVGELVPKRIAQNNAERIAVVVAYPIYWLSIATKPFVLLLTFSTNLMLKLLGQKDTNGDAVTEEDIVALVKEGSETGVIELQEQEMIANLLQLNDRMATSLMTPRCEIQYLDIEQPLAEILKNLRQTKHSVWPVCRGGLDNLIGTISSKVLLDEYSELSIERLVKLLRKPRFVPESMKGLSLLSYMQQTSSEMTFLVDEYGDIQGLVTHYDLLTSIAGELAMTTQHMSARKGKDGSWQFDGLIPISVFKTKLNIDVLEGEETEGFQTLNGFLTWLSGRLPEEGEAIYYQRFVFEVVTVKNNRITQVRVHEVVIEQANDH; encoded by the coding sequence ATGGACATATTGATTTTATTTGGTTTGATTGCTCTTAACGGCTTGTTTGCAATGTCTGAGATTGCGCTGGTGGCGGCCAAAGGTGGTCGACTCAGAAAACTCGCAGAACAGTTTGGTTCTGCGCAGACTGCACTGAAACTGAAAGACGACCCCACCTTGTTTCTTTCAACGATTCAAATTGGCATTACCGCTATTGGTATCTTAAGTGGTATTTGGGGTGAAGCGGTTCTGTCAGCGCCAATTCTGCAATGGCTTGTTAGCATGGGCATGGAACGCGAGTTGGCAACGGTGTTAGCAACGACAGGGGTGGTTTTGGTGATCACCTATTTTGCGATAGTGGTGGGCGAGTTAGTACCGAAACGAATCGCTCAGAACAATGCTGAGCGCATTGCGGTGGTGGTTGCGTATCCGATCTATTGGCTCTCAATCGCCACTAAGCCTTTTGTTCTGCTACTGACATTCTCCACCAATCTTATGTTGAAACTGTTGGGACAAAAGGATACTAATGGTGACGCTGTCACTGAAGAAGACATCGTCGCCTTGGTAAAGGAAGGCTCAGAAACTGGGGTTATTGAACTTCAAGAGCAAGAGATGATCGCCAACTTATTGCAGCTCAACGATAGAATGGCGACGTCCTTGATGACACCAAGATGTGAGATCCAATATCTAGATATAGAGCAGCCATTAGCCGAGATACTGAAAAACCTTCGTCAAACTAAACACTCGGTGTGGCCGGTTTGTCGTGGCGGGTTAGATAACCTTATCGGTACCATCTCCTCTAAGGTATTACTGGATGAATATAGCGAGCTATCCATTGAGCGCTTAGTGAAGCTATTGCGTAAGCCAAGGTTTGTTCCTGAATCGATGAAAGGGCTGTCTCTACTTAGCTATATGCAGCAGACCAGTAGTGAGATGACGTTTTTGGTCGATGAGTATGGTGACATTCAAGGTCTGGTTACTCACTATGACCTGTTAACGTCGATAGCGGGTGAGTTAGCCATGACCACACAACATATGTCGGCACGAAAAGGGAAAGACGGCAGTTGGCAATTTGATGGTCTGATTCCTATTTCAGTATTCAAAACCAAGCTCAATATAGACGTCCTTGAAGGGGAAGAAACGGAAGGTTTTCAAACCTTAAATGGCTTCCTTACTTGGCTATCAGGTCGTTTGCCCGAAGAGGGTGAGGCTATTTACTACCAGCGATTTGTTTTCGAGGTTGTTACTGTAAAGAACAATCGGATTACACAGGTTAGGGTACATGAAGTAGTGATTGAGCAAGCAAACGATCACTAA
- a CDS encoding DUF3392 domain-containing protein, giving the protein MLDLFAPGGKLLSPYLLEISTALVACALVVLGADINRLMRNVLRDTNFVIRTGCFILLNAFGYGLIIIKATPVLKSTLNNIEPGLMFSIVVLSFVGIGIWAQRNRQI; this is encoded by the coding sequence ATGTTGGATCTATTCGCTCCAGGTGGCAAGTTACTCTCTCCTTACCTTCTTGAAATCTCTACCGCGCTAGTAGCCTGTGCGCTGGTTGTCCTCGGTGCTGACATTAATCGTTTGATGCGTAACGTATTACGTGATACTAATTTCGTTATTCGAACAGGCTGTTTTATACTTCTTAACGCGTTTGGTTATGGATTGATCATCATAAAAGCCACGCCAGTATTAAAGAGTACTCTCAATAATATCGAACCCGGTTTGATGTTTTCCATCGTGGTTCTAAGCTTTGTAGGTATCGGCATTTGGGCTCAAAGGAATCGACAGATTTAG
- the trxB gene encoding thioredoxin-disulfide reductase, producing MADTKHCKLLILGSGPAGYTAAVYAARANLEPVLVTGMQQGGQLTTTTEVENWPGDAEGLTGPLLMERMQAHAEKFETEIIFDHINEVDFSERPFKLTGDSQSYTADAVIISTGASAKYLGLDSEEAFKGRGVSACATCDGFFYRNQKVAVVGGGNTAVEEALYLSNIASEVHLVHRRDSFRAEKILIKRLMDKVENGNIVLHTDRTLEEVVGDDMGVSGIRIKDTQSDLIEQVDVMGAFIAIGHQPNTSLFEGQLEMNNGYIVVQSGLEGNATQTSIPGVYAAGDVMDHNYRQAITSAGTGCMAALDAERFLDAQDS from the coding sequence ATGGCTGACACAAAACACTGTAAATTGCTGATCTTAGGATCTGGTCCTGCGGGTTATACAGCCGCTGTCTACGCAGCGCGAGCGAATCTAGAACCTGTACTAGTGACTGGTATGCAGCAAGGTGGCCAGCTAACCACCACCACGGAAGTTGAGAACTGGCCAGGCGATGCCGAAGGTCTAACCGGTCCACTGTTGATGGAGCGCATGCAAGCTCACGCAGAAAAGTTCGAAACAGAGATCATTTTTGATCACATTAATGAAGTCGATTTTAGCGAGCGTCCATTTAAGTTAACTGGCGATAGCCAGAGTTATACTGCGGATGCTGTCATTATCTCAACAGGCGCGTCTGCAAAGTACCTTGGTCTTGACTCAGAAGAAGCATTTAAAGGTCGTGGTGTTTCAGCATGTGCTACTTGTGACGGCTTCTTCTACCGAAACCAAAAAGTAGCGGTTGTGGGTGGTGGTAACACTGCTGTTGAAGAGGCACTGTACCTTTCAAATATCGCCTCTGAAGTACACCTTGTTCACCGCCGCGATAGTTTCCGTGCTGAAAAGATCCTAATTAAGCGTCTAATGGACAAAGTCGAGAACGGCAATATTGTCTTACACACGGATCGCACTCTAGAAGAAGTGGTCGGCGACGATATGGGTGTTTCTGGTATTCGCATTAAAGACACACAATCCGATCTCATTGAGCAAGTCGACGTAATGGGTGCCTTCATTGCGATTGGCCACCAGCCAAACACCTCTCTATTTGAAGGTCAGCTAGAGATGAACAACGGTTATATCGTTGTACAATCGGGCTTAGAAGGCAATGCAACCCAAACTAGCATTCCTGGTGTTTATGCCGCTGGTGATGTTATGGATCACAACTATCGTCAAGCCATCACCTCAGCAGGTACTGGTTGTATGGCAGCGCTGGATGCAGAACGCTTCCTTGACGCCCAAGACTCTTAA
- a CDS encoding SanA/YdcF family protein — protein sequence MLAITLVLFVVLVVTVDRWVSWQAEDHLVTSIEEVDNVQVAVVLGTSKYLGRTLNEYYSHRIDAAINLYNEGKVSHFLLSGDNAHRSYNEPWTMKRDLLRANVPEPAIHLDYAGFRTLDSIVRAKKIFDTDNFLIITQKFHCERALVIAQHYDINAKCLAVSGPVSKTGYSVRLREVFARTKAMLDLYVMNTQPKFLGPKEPIVTSDEFIGPLLPGEQNEAN from the coding sequence GTGCTTGCCATCACCTTGGTGTTATTTGTTGTTTTGGTTGTCACAGTCGATCGTTGGGTGAGCTGGCAAGCCGAAGATCACTTGGTGACATCTATTGAAGAAGTGGACAACGTGCAAGTCGCTGTCGTGCTTGGGACCAGTAAATACTTAGGCCGCACACTCAACGAATACTACTCACATAGGATAGATGCCGCCATCAATCTGTATAACGAAGGCAAGGTGTCCCACTTTTTGTTGAGTGGCGATAACGCCCATCGCTCTTACAATGAGCCATGGACCATGAAGAGAGACCTCCTTAGAGCAAATGTGCCAGAGCCTGCAATTCACCTAGACTACGCCGGTTTCAGAACCCTAGACTCTATTGTTCGTGCCAAAAAAATCTTCGACACCGATAACTTTCTTATCATTACTCAAAAATTTCACTGTGAGCGTGCATTGGTGATTGCGCAGCACTATGACATTAATGCCAAGTGTTTAGCGGTCTCAGGTCCTGTTTCGAAAACAGGCTACTCAGTACGACTTCGCGAGGTATTTGCGCGCACGAAGGCGATGCTTGATCTGTATGTCATGAACACTCAGCCTAAGTTTCTTGGTCCCAAAGAGCCTATCGTTACGAGCGATGAGTTTATTGGACCGCTGCTTCCTGGTGAGCAAAACGAAGCCAACTAG
- the serC gene encoding 3-phosphoserine/phosphohydroxythreonine transaminase — protein MEPMSDNVFNFSAGPAGLPRDVLKKAQSELLDWNDLGTSVMEISHRSKQFIQVADEAEQDLRDLLNIPSNYKVLFCQGGARAQFSAVPLNLLGGKDKATYIDAGYWAQSAVDEAEKYCTPVVYQAKTEIEGKVAVQPASEWFIDPDSAYVHFCPNETIDGIEINELPDTDLPIVADMSSTILSRQIDVSKYGVIYAGAQKNIGPAGICIAIVRDDLLELASDVLPTFLNYKVLAEKESMYNTPPTFAWYLSGLVFKWLKELGGVQAIERINREKAAILYDYIDASPFYNNNVHADNRSLMNVPFQLAKPELDAKFLELADERGLRALKGHRAVGGMRASIYNAMPVEGVQALVSFMKEFEAEYA, from the coding sequence ATGGAGCCGATGTCAGATAACGTATTTAATTTCAGTGCAGGTCCAGCTGGGTTGCCAAGAGATGTGCTAAAAAAAGCACAATCCGAGCTACTCGATTGGAATGACTTGGGTACGTCGGTTATGGAGATCAGTCATCGAAGCAAGCAGTTCATTCAGGTTGCGGACGAGGCTGAACAAGATCTAAGAGATCTTCTGAACATCCCTTCAAATTACAAGGTCCTATTTTGCCAGGGTGGCGCGCGAGCTCAGTTCTCAGCGGTGCCATTAAACCTACTTGGCGGTAAAGACAAAGCGACTTACATTGATGCTGGTTACTGGGCACAAAGCGCAGTCGATGAAGCGGAAAAATACTGTACGCCAGTTGTCTATCAAGCAAAGACTGAAATCGAAGGTAAAGTAGCAGTACAACCGGCAAGTGAATGGTTCATTGATCCTGACTCTGCTTACGTGCATTTCTGCCCGAATGAGACAATTGACGGTATCGAAATTAATGAGCTTCCAGACACGGATTTGCCAATCGTCGCAGATATGTCTTCGACCATTCTTTCTCGTCAAATCGATGTGTCGAAATACGGCGTGATCTACGCTGGTGCTCAGAAGAATATCGGTCCTGCAGGTATCTGTATCGCGATTGTACGTGACGACTTACTGGAGCTTGCAAGCGATGTACTACCAACGTTTCTAAACTACAAAGTGTTGGCCGAAAAAGAGTCGATGTACAACACGCCACCAACGTTTGCTTGGTATCTCTCTGGCTTGGTATTCAAATGGCTAAAAGAGCTTGGTGGCGTACAAGCGATTGAGCGTATCAACCGCGAGAAGGCAGCTATCCTTTACGACTATATTGATGCGTCGCCTTTCTACAACAACAATGTTCATGCAGACAACCGTTCTCTTATGAATGTACCATTCCAGCTAGCGAAGCCAGAGCTTGATGCTAAGTTCTTAGAGCTTGCGGATGAACGCGGTCTTCGCGCGTTGAAAGGTCACCGTGCTGTCGGTGGTATGCGCGCATCAATTTACAATGCGATGCCAGTAGAGGGCGTTCAAGCACTTGTTTCCTTCATGAAAGAATTTGAAGCAGAGTACGCGTAA
- the cydD gene encoding heme ABC transporter permease/ATP-binding protein CydD — translation MDKKKQRSLNKWLKEQSKLAKRWLMIAIGLGVLSSLFLLAQAALIATILHQLIIEHVDKHELISHFAGLVVAVAGRAACAWGREIAGFKCGEQVRIYIRQLILDKLRELGPTYIKGKPAGTWATLVLEQVEEMQEFFSKYLPQMSLAVAVPIIILVVVFPINWAAGLIFLVTAPLVPIFMALVGMKAADANRKNFKALQRLSGHFYDRLQSMTTIRLFNRTNAETEVLHGASEVFRKRTMDVLRLAFLSSAVLEFFTSISIAVTAVYFGFSYIGELNFGHYGVGVTLFAGLFILILAPEFYQPLRDLGTFYHAKAQAVGAAESIVEFLDLEVADLPNGQKPLSKDAITISADNLEVYSPDGTKLVGPVSFNLDANKSTALVGPSGAGKTSLINAILGFMPYEGSLKINGVELKSLDQHSWRQAISWVGQNPLLLHGTILDNVTLGNPDVSEARVNDALLASFSAEFVEKHGLNYQITDRSGGLSVGQAQRLALARAMVQNGQFWLLDEPTASLDAKSERLVTQGLHTSTAGKTTLMVTHQLSQLKEVDNILVMNKGQIEQHGDYTLLASNDGLFRTMLSAQQSAKAQDKGNLDA, via the coding sequence ATGGATAAGAAAAAACAACGGAGCTTGAATAAGTGGCTCAAAGAGCAAAGTAAGCTAGCAAAGCGCTGGCTTATGATTGCGATAGGGCTCGGCGTTCTTTCAAGTCTGTTCCTTCTCGCGCAAGCCGCGCTTATCGCCACCATTCTTCATCAACTTATTATCGAACATGTCGATAAACATGAACTGATCTCCCACTTTGCTGGACTTGTTGTCGCCGTCGCAGGACGTGCTGCCTGCGCTTGGGGTCGTGAGATTGCGGGCTTCAAATGCGGCGAACAAGTTCGTATTTACATAAGGCAGCTAATACTCGACAAGCTTAGAGAACTCGGTCCAACATACATCAAGGGCAAACCTGCCGGTACTTGGGCGACTCTAGTACTTGAGCAAGTCGAAGAGATGCAAGAGTTCTTCTCCAAGTATCTTCCTCAAATGTCACTTGCTGTTGCCGTTCCTATTATTATTTTGGTCGTTGTATTTCCAATTAACTGGGCAGCGGGTCTTATCTTCCTTGTGACGGCTCCTCTAGTTCCTATCTTTATGGCTTTGGTGGGCATGAAGGCGGCTGATGCCAACCGCAAGAACTTCAAAGCGCTACAGCGCCTTTCTGGTCACTTTTATGACCGATTGCAATCTATGACGACAATTCGTCTTTTCAATCGCACCAACGCAGAAACGGAAGTGCTGCATGGTGCATCTGAAGTATTTCGTAAGCGTACCATGGATGTCCTGAGACTGGCGTTCTTATCTTCCGCTGTGCTTGAGTTTTTCACCTCTATCTCGATTGCAGTCACCGCTGTTTACTTCGGCTTTAGTTACATTGGCGAACTTAACTTCGGTCACTACGGCGTCGGCGTTACCCTCTTCGCTGGTCTATTTATTCTTATTTTGGCACCAGAGTTCTATCAACCACTGAGAGACTTGGGAACCTTCTATCATGCCAAGGCACAAGCGGTAGGTGCTGCGGAGAGTATTGTAGAGTTTCTTGATCTTGAAGTTGCAGACCTACCCAATGGTCAAAAGCCATTAAGTAAGGATGCAATAACTATCAGTGCAGATAACCTCGAAGTCTACAGTCCTGATGGAACGAAGCTCGTAGGTCCTGTGAGCTTTAACCTTGATGCCAACAAATCCACGGCGTTGGTCGGTCCTAGCGGTGCTGGCAAAACCAGTTTAATCAACGCTATTCTCGGCTTCATGCCATACGAAGGCTCGCTCAAGATAAATGGTGTTGAGCTCAAATCTTTAGACCAGCATTCATGGCGTCAAGCTATCAGCTGGGTGGGACAGAACCCATTGCTTCTGCACGGCACCATTTTGGATAACGTTACGCTTGGCAATCCTGACGTCAGCGAAGCCCGCGTTAATGACGCCCTGCTCGCTTCGTTTTCAGCTGAGTTTGTCGAAAAGCATGGCCTCAACTATCAAATTACCGACCGCTCTGGTGGTTTGTCTGTTGGCCAAGCTCAGCGCCTGGCACTGGCTCGAGCTATGGTCCAAAACGGCCAATTCTGGTTACTCGATGAACCGACGGCGAGTTTAGATGCTAAGAGTGAACGCTTGGTTACTCAAGGATTACACACCTCGACAGCGGGTAAAACGACCTTAATGGTGACGCACCAGCTTTCACAGCTTAAAGAGGTCGACAATATCCTTGTGATGAACAAAGGCCAAATTGAGCAGCATGGTGACTACACCTTGTTAGCCTCAAATGATGGTCTCTTCAGAACCATGCTTTCCGCACAACAATCTGCAAAAGCCCAAGATAAGGGGAACCTAGATGCGTGA
- a CDS encoding cysteine desulfurase-like protein translates to MRFTPNTARAQFTALSQTHNNKPVVFLDGPGGSQVPQSVLTAMNEYLGFYNSNLGGHYFSSKRTVELVADAREQARALLNAPTADNIVFGANMTSLTFQLSRAIARDWQAGDEVIVTALDHYSNVSSWEQAAEDRGATVKQAKVDPKDCSVDLAHLESLLNEKTRLIAITYASNTTGTITDIRRVVEMAKRYGAAVYVDAVHYTPHGLVDVEALGCDFLVCSAYKFFGPHLGVAFVASDWLQSLRPYKVEPATDIGPGRFETGTQNFEALAGFIAAVDYLASWGEGDSLRKKLASAMKDIGAHEEQISRYFLQRLSKVESLSLYGTENCDHIKRTPTFALRSSKHSPELLAKALGEHNLCVWNGHFYALGLVRQLGLEDKGGVLRVGFMHYNTLEEVDLFFDTLESL, encoded by the coding sequence ATGCGCTTCACTCCTAATACTGCTCGCGCTCAGTTTACCGCTCTGAGTCAAACTCATAACAATAAGCCTGTGGTTTTTCTCGATGGTCCAGGAGGCTCGCAGGTTCCTCAAAGCGTGCTGACGGCCATGAACGAGTACTTAGGGTTCTATAATTCGAACCTCGGTGGTCATTACTTTTCGAGCAAACGTACCGTTGAATTGGTTGCTGATGCAAGAGAACAGGCTCGTGCGCTTCTCAATGCACCGACGGCTGACAATATTGTGTTCGGCGCCAATATGACGTCACTAACATTCCAGTTGAGCCGTGCTATTGCTCGTGATTGGCAAGCTGGAGATGAAGTGATCGTAACCGCACTTGATCACTACTCTAATGTGTCGAGTTGGGAACAAGCTGCAGAAGATAGAGGGGCAACAGTTAAGCAAGCGAAAGTGGATCCAAAAGACTGCTCAGTGGACTTAGCTCACCTTGAATCACTACTCAATGAAAAGACGCGCTTGATTGCCATTACTTATGCCTCAAACACAACAGGCACTATCACGGATATTCGTCGCGTCGTTGAGATGGCAAAGCGCTATGGCGCTGCGGTTTATGTTGATGCCGTTCACTATACACCGCATGGTCTTGTGGATGTCGAGGCACTAGGTTGCGACTTTCTTGTTTGCTCGGCATACAAGTTCTTTGGTCCCCACTTGGGCGTGGCGTTCGTAGCCTCTGATTGGTTGCAATCTCTTCGTCCATACAAGGTTGAACCAGCGACAGATATTGGTCCGGGAAGGTTTGAAACGGGTACTCAGAACTTTGAAGCACTCGCTGGATTTATTGCCGCTGTGGACTATCTGGCATCTTGGGGGGAAGGGGATTCACTTCGAAAGAAGCTAGCTAGCGCTATGAAGGATATTGGCGCTCATGAAGAGCAGATAAGCCGCTATTTCCTACAGCGATTATCAAAGGTTGAATCACTCTCGCTCTATGGAACAGAAAACTGCGATCATATTAAGCGCACCCCAACCTTTGCTCTGCGCTCTTCTAAACACTCACCGGAGCTGCTTGCCAAAGCACTAGGTGAGCATAACCTCTGCGTGTGGAATGGGCATTTCTATGCTCTGGGTTTGGTGAGACAGTTAGGACTGGAAGATAAAGGTGGCGTACTTCGTGTTGGATTTATGCACTACAACACGCTGGAAGAAGTAGACCTGTTCTTCGATACGCTTGAAAGTCTTTAA
- a CDS encoding DUF2797 domain-containing protein — MSLLASGTLSKMRASLESTVQYRLPVGDEEVDLSPLIGKTITLNHTGNIFCASCGKKTKKSYSQGHCFVCMKKLASCDMCIMKPETCHYDEGTCREPEWGEANCMVDHFVYLSNTSSLKVGITRHTQIPTRWIDQGATQGLPILKVKTRQISGLIEVELAKHIADKTNWRTLLKQDGEPLELVDQAKALLPLVADKIEEIRAKYGEDAVVVLDENITPLSYPVNTYPTKITSHNFDKQPLVTGLLQGIKGQYLILDTGVINIRKFTSYEVEVSAE, encoded by the coding sequence ATGTCACTACTAGCTTCAGGGACGCTGTCTAAAATGCGCGCTTCCCTAGAATCCACTGTTCAATACCGACTTCCGGTTGGTGATGAAGAGGTTGACCTTTCACCATTGATCGGTAAGACCATCACCCTAAACCACACAGGCAATATCTTTTGCGCCTCTTGCGGCAAAAAAACCAAAAAGAGTTATTCACAAGGGCATTGTTTTGTCTGTATGAAGAAGCTGGCGAGCTGCGACATGTGCATCATGAAGCCAGAAACCTGTCACTATGATGAAGGGACTTGTCGTGAACCTGAATGGGGCGAAGCCAATTGCATGGTTGACCATTTTGTATACCTTTCAAACACGTCGAGTCTTAAGGTTGGTATTACACGTCACACTCAAATCCCAACGCGTTGGATTGATCAAGGGGCGACACAAGGTCTACCTATCCTAAAGGTCAAAACGCGCCAAATCTCTGGCTTAATTGAAGTAGAACTGGCGAAGCACATCGCAGACAAAACAAACTGGCGTACACTGCTTAAACAAGATGGTGAGCCATTAGAGTTAGTTGACCAAGCGAAAGCACTTTTGCCACTTGTTGCGGATAAAATTGAAGAGATTCGTGCAAAATATGGTGAAGACGCTGTAGTTGTGCTCGATGAGAACATTACTCCGCTGAGCTATCCGGTAAACACCTATCCGACCAAAATTACATCGCATAACTTTGATAAGCAGCCGTTAGTGACGGGCTTGCTACAAGGCATCAAGGGGCAGTACCTGATCCTTGATACCGGTGTGATTAACATTCGTAAATTCACGTCTTACGAAGTAGAAGTCAGCGCTGAGTAA
- the cydC gene encoding heme ABC transporter ATP-binding protein/permease CydC: MRELLPYLKLYKKHWFGLSLGMVLAFCTLFASIGLLTLSGWFISASAVAGLTIARETFNYMLPGAGVRGAAMARTAGRWGERVVSHNATFKLLTDLRIFFFRKLAPLIPGKAVNIRDADMLNRLVADVDAMDHVYLRLVSPIIVGAFGILCLTAVLCWFDMTLGLTLGAILMLLLVLWPVIFYRLGKNNGEALTLNKADLRIKTLDWLQGYSELTLFGAESRYRQSIIEAQNKLLSNQFVHAKISGMAQGLLILANGWLLILMLWLAADGVGGNQPDPLIALMAFATMASFELLMPIAGAFQYLGQTLTSAKRLNEVILAEPDVTFPAESVSHDNAFSIKVNNATFRYPDANQPALRELNLDIPAGNKLAVVGQTGSGKSTLLQLITRYWDVNEGSVELAGHDIRTWSEAQLRQSTSIVSQKVDILNGTLRDNLSMAKPDASDEELAQVLAQVGLAHLNQDSGLDAWLGEGGRQLSGGEKRRVGIARALLHDAPILLLDEPTEGLDKKTEQQIMSLFESKFAGKTVIFITHRLVNLDTFDKVCLLEDGEVLELGHHDELIAAQGRYFELHQTL, from the coding sequence ATGCGTGAACTTCTCCCTTACCTGAAACTGTATAAGAAGCATTGGTTTGGTCTCTCTCTCGGTATGGTACTCGCGTTCTGTACCCTGTTTGCTTCTATTGGTTTGCTGACGCTTTCCGGTTGGTTCATCTCGGCTTCGGCTGTCGCTGGTCTGACGATTGCTCGCGAAACGTTTAACTACATGCTGCCAGGTGCAGGTGTGCGCGGTGCCGCTATGGCGAGAACCGCTGGACGCTGGGGTGAGCGTGTTGTCAGCCACAATGCGACATTCAAACTACTGACTGACCTGCGCATTTTCTTCTTCAGAAAGCTGGCACCACTGATTCCGGGTAAAGCGGTTAACATTCGCGATGCAGATATGCTTAACCGACTGGTTGCCGACGTCGATGCCATGGACCATGTCTATCTAAGACTAGTGAGTCCTATCATCGTTGGTGCTTTTGGCATCCTGTGTTTGACGGCCGTACTTTGTTGGTTTGATATGACACTGGGCTTAACACTGGGCGCTATCTTGATGCTGCTTCTCGTGCTTTGGCCAGTTATCTTCTACCGCCTTGGTAAAAACAATGGTGAAGCACTGACTCTGAACAAAGCCGATCTTAGAATCAAAACGCTTGACTGGTTGCAAGGTTATAGCGAGTTAACTCTGTTTGGCGCTGAGTCGCGCTATCGTCAATCCATCATAGAGGCTCAAAACAAGCTGTTATCGAACCAGTTTGTGCACGCTAAGATTTCTGGTATGGCTCAAGGTCTATTGATTCTGGCAAACGGCTGGTTACTGATTCTTATGCTGTGGCTAGCAGCTGATGGGGTCGGCGGTAATCAACCTGATCCACTTATTGCGCTTATGGCATTTGCCACCATGGCGAGCTTTGAACTGCTCATGCCTATCGCAGGCGCATTCCAATACCTAGGCCAAACGCTGACGTCAGCGAAGCGTCTGAACGAAGTTATTTTGGCTGAGCCTGATGTCACCTTCCCTGCAGAGTCTGTCTCTCACGATAATGCGTTCTCAATTAAGGTGAACAACGCAACATTTCGCTATCCAGATGCGAATCAACCCGCACTAAGAGAGTTGAATCTTGATATTCCTGCTGGTAACAAGCTTGCTGTCGTTGGTCAAACGGGCTCTGGTAAATCGACATTACTGCAGCTTATTACCCGCTACTGGGACGTTAATGAGGGTTCTGTCGAGCTCGCAGGTCACGATATTCGCACATGGAGTGAAGCTCAGCTTCGTCAATCCACCAGCATTGTGAGCCAGAAAGTCGATATCTTGAACGGAACACTACGCGATAACTTGTCGATGGCGAAACCTGATGCATCCGATGAGGAGCTCGCACAAGTGCTTGCTCAAGTTGGCTTAGCGCACCTCAACCAAGACTCAGGCTTAGATGCATGGCTTGGCGAAGGTGGTCGACAGCTTTCCGGAGGCGAGAAGCGTCGAGTTGGGATTGCCCGAGCGCTGCTTCATGATGCACCGATATTGCTTCTTGATGAACCTACTGAAGGCTTAGATAAGAAGACAGAGCAGCAAATCATGTCGTTGTTTGAATCGAAGTTTGCAGGTAAAACGGTGATCTTCATTACGCACCGTCTAGTGAACCTCGATACCTTTGATAAGGTCTGCCTGTTAGAAGATGGCGAGGTGCTCGAGCTTGGTCATCATGACGAGCTCATAGCTGCGCAAGGACGCTACTTCGAGCTGCATCAAACGCTATAG